Proteins from one Listeria weihenstephanensis genomic window:
- a CDS encoding aldo/keto reductase has protein sequence MKMVRLNNGVEIPILGFGTYQITDPEQAETAVQEAIRAGYRHIDTAQSYMNEEAVGRGIAKSGVARKELFITTKIWVENVSYEGVLSSFERSLTRLGLDYIDLLLIHQPYSDVYGAWRAMEELQVQGKIRAIGVSNFAVDQAVDLAEFNTVTPQVNQIEINPFQQQTKNIAALKAEGIMPEAWAPFAEGKNDIFHNPILVKIGEKYGKSVAQVITRWLLEQGIIVLAKSVKPERMQENLDVFDFELTDADKEKIATLNEGESQFFSHADPEMIRWMASRKLEI, from the coding sequence ATGAAAATGGTCAGATTGAATAACGGTGTGGAAATACCAATTCTAGGATTTGGAACGTATCAAATTACGGACCCAGAACAAGCAGAAACCGCTGTACAAGAAGCGATCAGAGCAGGCTATCGCCACATTGACACCGCACAAAGCTACATGAACGAAGAAGCGGTTGGTCGTGGCATCGCTAAATCTGGCGTCGCGCGCAAAGAACTATTTATCACAACAAAAATTTGGGTTGAAAACGTTAGCTACGAAGGTGTTCTATCCTCATTTGAGCGTTCACTAACACGCCTTGGTCTAGACTACATCGATTTGCTACTAATTCACCAACCTTATAGCGATGTTTACGGTGCTTGGCGTGCTATGGAAGAATTGCAAGTACAAGGGAAAATTCGAGCAATCGGGGTCTCCAATTTTGCAGTAGATCAGGCCGTCGACTTAGCTGAATTCAATACGGTGACACCGCAAGTCAACCAAATCGAAATCAATCCATTCCAACAACAAACGAAAAACATCGCGGCGCTAAAAGCAGAAGGAATCATGCCAGAAGCCTGGGCGCCATTCGCGGAAGGAAAAAATGATATATTTCATAATCCAATACTAGTCAAAATCGGTGAAAAATACGGCAAATCTGTCGCACAAGTCATTACGCGCTGGTTGCTGGAACAAGGTATTATTGTCCTCGCAAAATCGGTGAAACCAGAACGAATGCAGGAAAATCTCGATGTCTTTGATTTTGAGCTAACAGACGCGGATAAAGAGAAAATCGCAACGTTAAATGAGGGAGAAAGCCAGTTCTTCTCTCACGCTGATCCAGAAATGATTCGCTGGATGGCAAGCCGGAAACTGGAAATTTAA
- a CDS encoding MerR family transcriptional regulator, with translation MNIKQAADKFDLTVDTLRYYERVGVIPPVRRNASGYRDYSTGDLNWIYLAKNLRKAGLSVESLIEFATLAQLRETQNVEEAQKQVLRDQLKELDGKLADMNEVRDLLVYKIETYDEHIAKFKTGEINAENIEKLWERKHD, from the coding sequence ATGAATATTAAACAAGCCGCCGACAAGTTTGACTTAACTGTAGATACATTGCGTTATTACGAAAGAGTTGGCGTTATCCCACCTGTTCGCCGCAATGCAAGTGGTTATCGAGATTATTCGACAGGCGATTTAAATTGGATTTACCTCGCGAAAAATTTACGCAAAGCTGGGTTATCCGTGGAGTCTCTCATCGAATTTGCCACGCTCGCTCAATTACGGGAAACGCAAAATGTCGAGGAAGCTCAAAAACAAGTTTTGCGAGATCAGCTGAAAGAGCTCGACGGTAAATTAGCGGACATGAACGAAGTACGTGATCTACTCGTCTATAAAATCGAAACGTACGACGAACATATCGCGAAGTTTAAAACGGGCGAAATAAATGCCGAGAACATCGAAAAACTATGGGAAAGAAAACATGATTAA